The following are encoded together in the Lathyrus oleraceus cultivar Zhongwan6 chromosome 3, CAAS_Psat_ZW6_1.0, whole genome shotgun sequence genome:
- the LOC127125940 gene encoding uncharacterized protein LOC127125940 isoform X1 has product MSGDFLPENSIVVGCGAVGLDFLATVAAYPKPDQKIRSTSFKIEGGGNTGNALTCAARLGLKPRIISKVADDTQGKHILDELQADGVDTSFMVVSKEGTSPFTYIIVDNQTKSRTCIHTPGFPPMKPEDLPKSSLLSALNGARIAYFDGRLHETAQVVANEAVKMNIPILMDAERLREGLDDLLKVVDYVVCAAQFPQAWTEASTIPKALVSMLLKLPKAKFVIVTLGKDGCVMLERSANEVPSTEEEMNVDKLLESLETRKNGTVCTPTCISSSATKLRAEGIGTICGRLYIGTAENIPPSELIDTTGAGDAFTGAVLYAICANFATEKMLCFAANVAAAKCRALGARSGLPLRAAMIGA; this is encoded by the exons ATGTCTGGTGATTTCCTTCCTGAAAACTCAATTGTG GTGGGGTGTGGAGCGGTGGGCTTGGATTTCTTGGCCACCGTTGCTGCTTATCCCAAGCCAGATCAAAAAATCAGAAGCACTTCCTTCAAA ATTGAAGGAGGTGGCAACACAGGCAATGCCTTAACCTGCGCGGCTCGCTTGGGCCTCAAGCCAAGGATCATCTCCAAG GTTGCAGATGACACTCAAGGAAAGCACATATTAGATGAGCTGCAGGCCGATGGTGTAGATACCTCCTTTATGGTG GTTTCTAAGGAAGGCACGTCGCCATTTACCTATATCATTGTCGACAACCAAAC CAAGTCGCGAACTTGTATACATACACCaggatttcctccaatgaaacCAGAAGATCTTCCTAAATCAAGTTTGTTATCCGCGTTGAATGGAGCGAGAATTGCTTATTTTGATGGGAGATTGCATGAAACTGCTCAAGTTGTTGCAAACGAG GCAGTTAAGATGAATATACCTATCTTGATGGATGCAGAAAGGCTAAGAGAGGGTTTGGATGATCTTTTGAAAGTAGTTGATTATGTCGTATGCGCTGCACAGTTTCCACAG GCATGGACAGAGGCATCAACTATTCCAAAAGCACTTGTTTCTATGCTTCTAAAGTTGCCGAAAGCCAAATTTGTGATCGTAACTTTGGGAAAAGACGGTTGCGTAATGCTTGAGAGAAGTGCTAATG AGGTTCCATCCACAGAAGAAGAAATGAATGTTGACAAATTACTGGAATCTCTGGAAACACGAAAGAATGGGACCGTATGCACCCCAACCTGCATATCATCG TCGGCGACAAAGTTGCGAGCAGAAGGTATAGGAACAATTTGTGGTAGGTTGTACATTGGAACAGCGGAAAACATACCACCATCAGAGCTTATCGATACCACTGGTGCCGGTGATGCATTCACAGGAGCTGTTCTCTATG CTATCTGCGCCAACTTTGCAACAGAGAAAATGCTATGCTTTGCTGCCAATGTG GCAGCTGCCAAGTGCAGAGCTCTAGGGGCGCGAAGCGGCCTTCCGCTCCGCGCCGCGATGATAGGCGCCTAG
- the LOC127125940 gene encoding uncharacterized protein LOC127125940 isoform X2 codes for MSGDFLPENSIVGCGAVGLDFLATVAAYPKPDQKIRSTSFKIEGGGNTGNALTCAARLGLKPRIISKVADDTQGKHILDELQADGVDTSFMVVSKEGTSPFTYIIVDNQTKSRTCIHTPGFPPMKPEDLPKSSLLSALNGARIAYFDGRLHETAQVVANEAVKMNIPILMDAERLREGLDDLLKVVDYVVCAAQFPQAWTEASTIPKALVSMLLKLPKAKFVIVTLGKDGCVMLERSANEVPSTEEEMNVDKLLESLETRKNGTVCTPTCISSSATKLRAEGIGTICGRLYIGTAENIPPSELIDTTGAGDAFTGAVLYAICANFATEKMLCFAANVAAAKCRALGARSGLPLRAAMIGA; via the exons ATGTCTGGTGATTTCCTTCCTGAAAACTCAATT GTGGGGTGTGGAGCGGTGGGCTTGGATTTCTTGGCCACCGTTGCTGCTTATCCCAAGCCAGATCAAAAAATCAGAAGCACTTCCTTCAAA ATTGAAGGAGGTGGCAACACAGGCAATGCCTTAACCTGCGCGGCTCGCTTGGGCCTCAAGCCAAGGATCATCTCCAAG GTTGCAGATGACACTCAAGGAAAGCACATATTAGATGAGCTGCAGGCCGATGGTGTAGATACCTCCTTTATGGTG GTTTCTAAGGAAGGCACGTCGCCATTTACCTATATCATTGTCGACAACCAAAC CAAGTCGCGAACTTGTATACATACACCaggatttcctccaatgaaacCAGAAGATCTTCCTAAATCAAGTTTGTTATCCGCGTTGAATGGAGCGAGAATTGCTTATTTTGATGGGAGATTGCATGAAACTGCTCAAGTTGTTGCAAACGAG GCAGTTAAGATGAATATACCTATCTTGATGGATGCAGAAAGGCTAAGAGAGGGTTTGGATGATCTTTTGAAAGTAGTTGATTATGTCGTATGCGCTGCACAGTTTCCACAG GCATGGACAGAGGCATCAACTATTCCAAAAGCACTTGTTTCTATGCTTCTAAAGTTGCCGAAAGCCAAATTTGTGATCGTAACTTTGGGAAAAGACGGTTGCGTAATGCTTGAGAGAAGTGCTAATG AGGTTCCATCCACAGAAGAAGAAATGAATGTTGACAAATTACTGGAATCTCTGGAAACACGAAAGAATGGGACCGTATGCACCCCAACCTGCATATCATCG TCGGCGACAAAGTTGCGAGCAGAAGGTATAGGAACAATTTGTGGTAGGTTGTACATTGGAACAGCGGAAAACATACCACCATCAGAGCTTATCGATACCACTGGTGCCGGTGATGCATTCACAGGAGCTGTTCTCTATG CTATCTGCGCCAACTTTGCAACAGAGAAAATGCTATGCTTTGCTGCCAATGTG GCAGCTGCCAAGTGCAGAGCTCTAGGGGCGCGAAGCGGCCTTCCGCTCCGCGCCGCGATGATAGGCGCCTAG
- the LOC127125941 gene encoding uncharacterized protein LOC127125941, protein MLLRSSSTPILGSLISSFTDSTNHTHSLHLESCHMLNHLPPPTTHRLSCSSSPISPSIADLERQNKGLIRRVQSEGNLEDLAYATCNNEERFSYTDPSRRYSGKQRGLPLETIPSFSLSKQTGLREEEEDEESDIEDEGYDEFSVMNSMMVSEQVDDRVCRVSFMDEGEVGNREMYLAKGLGIDICGGGDGIGGGCRGGGNGGGDYDSMGSDRNDGDNNNHGVEEYYKKMVQQNPGNPLFLRNYAQFLYQCKQDLEGAEEYYSRAILADPNDGEVLSQYGKLIWELHHDEERASSYFERAVQASPQDSHVQAAYASFLWDTEEDEGTGCNDSQCLPQHFHFGEMASTGA, encoded by the exons ATGTTGCTAAGGAGCTCTTCAACACCAATTCTTGGTTCTCTGATATCTTCTTTCACTGACAGTACTAATCATACTCATAGTCTTCACCTTGAATCTTGTCATATGCTTAATCATCTACCACCACCAACCACTCACAGACTCTCATGCAGTTCTTCTCCAATTTCCCCCTCCATTGCCGATCTTGAAAGGCAAAACAAAGGGTTGATTAGAAGAGTTCAATCTGAGGGAAACTTGGAGGACTTAGCCTATGCTACTTGCAATAATGAAGAGAGATTCAGTTATACGGACCCTTCTAGGAGGTATTCAGGGAAACAAAGAGGCTTGCCACTTGAGACAATTCCATCTTTCTCTCTTTCCAAACAAACAGGCTTGCGTGAAGAAGAGGAAGATGAAGAATCTGATATTGAAGATGAAGGCTATGATGAGTTCAGTGTGATGAATAGTATGATGGTTAGTGAACAAGTGGATGATAGAGTTTGTAGGGTGAGCTTTATGGATGAGGGAGAGGTTGGTAATAGAGAAATGTATCTCGCAAAGGGGCTTGGTATTGATATCTGTGGTGGTGGTGATGGCATAGGTGGTGGCTGCAGAGGAGGAGGCAACGGAGGTGGTGATTATGATTCTATGGGTTCTGACAGAAATGACGGAGATAATAATAATCATGGGGTGGAAGAATATTACAAGAAAATGGTGCAGCAAAATCCTGGTAATCCATTGTTCCTGAGGAATTATGCTCAATTCTTGTATCAG TGCAAACAAGACCTTGAAGGAGCAGAGGAGTATTATTCCAGAGCCATATTAGCAGATCCAAATGATGGAGAAGTTTTATCACAGTATGGGAAGCTAATTTGGGAGCTACATCATGACGAAGAAAGAGCTTCTAGCTATTTTGAACGAGCAGTACAAGCCTCTCCTCAAGACAG CCATGTACAAGCAGCATATGCAAGTTTCCTTTGGGACACTGAGGAAGATGAGGGCACAGGTTGCAATGACTCACAATGTTTACCTCAACATTTCCATTTTGGAGAAATGGCTAGTACTGGTGCTTAG